A part of Paroedura picta isolate Pp20150507F chromosome 7, Ppicta_v3.0, whole genome shotgun sequence genomic DNA contains:
- the KIAA0825 gene encoding uncharacterized protein KIAA0825 homolog isoform X8 yields the protein MEWGGEYTLESSNLDCLLNILPGDLEFHQILGDIDEKIKKNASSMEQCLKKLQSEINETCSDELLQDTTDCLQWLNNCSFSSVKPCSTPHGELVKFLQALQNLLKNEHNQEEIILHFLLDLSSQCGVLFPCLPSGSSFEFTSNVSLHGIEDDSAMNIHCIWDDVRLHLRRFLVKQLQSHHETKIGTIQQQLQFKTQCLQQLLFLYPESEVIAKYQTMQNKLVSDILQKCVLETNGETNLEKVVCGYETSIPTLCAMIKDDLYILGGLIDPSSTLKFINETYLDTITEEITIFLEELCELQFKPNALYAVKTSKNSKKQKGVTQGWGHLVTASRQLANVSGGESGWLSIRRKSWVSSAD from the exons ATGGAGTGGGGAGGTGAATACACTCTTGAATCTTCCAATTTGGATTGCTTATTAAACAtacttcctggagatctggaatttcaTCAGATACTTGGAGACATTGatgagaaaataaagaaaaatgcttCTAG cATGGAACAGTGTCTTAAGAAGCTACAATCAGAAATAAATGAAACTTGTTCTGATGAACTGCTACAGGATACAACTGACTGTCTTCAGTGGTTAAATAACTGCAGTTTCAGCTCAGTTAAACCTTGTTCCACACCTCATGGAGAATTGGTCAAGTTTCTCCAAGCTCTg CAAAATTTACTGAAGAATGAACATAACCAAGAAGAAATTATTCTTCACTTCCTTCTGGATCTCTCCAGTCAGTGTGGTGTCTTATTTCCCTGTCTCCCAAGTGGGTCATCTTTTGAGTTTACGTCCAATGTTTCCCTTCATGGCATTGAGGATGATTCAGCAATGAATATTCATTGTATTTGGGATGATGTAAGGCTACATCTTCGGCGCTTCTTAGTAAAACAACTGCAGAGTCACCATGAGACAAAAATTGGTACTATACAACAACAATTGCAGTTTAAAACCCAGTGCCTACAGCAACTTTTATTTCTGTATCCTGAGTCAGAAGTTATAGCCAAGTATCAAACCATGCAGAATAAATTGGTTAGTGATATTCTGCAGAAATGTGTTCTAGAAACCAATGGAGAAACAAACTTAGAAAAGGTAGTCTGTGGTTATGAAACTTCCATTCCTACTTTGTGTGCAATGATAAAAGATGATTTGTATATATTAGGTGGATTGATTGATCCCTCTTCCACACTGAAGTTTATTAATGAAACTTATTTGGATACCATCACGGAAGAAATTACTATTTTCCTTGAAGAACTTTGTGAGCTTCAGTTCAAACCAAATGCATTATATGCTGTGAAAACAAGCAAGAACTCAAAGAAACAGAAAGGAGTAACCCAAGGCTGGG GACATCTtgttactgcttccaggcagctggctaatgtttctgggggagagtcagggtggctatccatcaggaggaagagctgggtgtcatctgcagattga